Genomic DNA from Methanofollis sp.:
CGCGGTGAGCATCTTCAATGTCATGATGATGTCGGTGAACGAACGTATCCGTGAGATCGGCATCCTCAAGAGCATCGGTGTAAAAAGAGGCGAGATCAGCCGGATGTTCCTGTACGAGGCGGCGATCCTGGGGTTCATCGGCTCGGTGATCGGCGGCATCCTCAGCCTGCTCGGCGGTGGGGTGCTGATCATGCTGGTCCTGCAGGACATCTCATTCCTCTTCGCCCCCCAGTCCCTCCTCAATGTGGTCTGGGGTATGCTGGTGGGCACGGGAGTCTGCGTCCTCTCGGGCGTGTACCCTGCCTGGAAGGCCTCGAAACTCTCCCCGATCGTGGCGCTGGCGGCCGAGTGACGGCCTCAGCCCTGATTTTTTTCTGGCTCTGGAGAATTTTTGATCAGCTCACGAATGCTCGCACCCTTCACTATCAGGATAGGGGGGTGGATTGCAATTCTCCCTCTTCAGGATATCTGCTCTGTCTTCCCGGTCCCTATCCTAAGATCAGGGGACGACGAGCGATAGCGAGGAGTCCCCAGGCATAGATTGTGGGGAAGGCGGTGGACACGTGCTTCTCCTCATATGATGAGGAAGACACGTCGACCAGAGCACGCCCCTTCTACTCCGCCCCTCTTTTTTTCCTCCTGCTCTCGACGCCCGCCCTCTCCAGGGCATAACTGATCGCCCACCGCCCTCTGCCGAACTCCTCGCCCAGGACTTCGACGGCCGTCTTCTTCGTTGCGCCCTTCTTCGTGAGTTGTCGGTACCTCGTCCTGAGTCTCCGGAGGTCCTCCGGCCGCCACCTCTTCCTGAGGTTTGCCGGGCCGCGGACGACCGGGCGACGCACTGTCTCCAGGAGTTCGCCTGGCTGCACCTTCACCGTCTCCCGTACCCCGGCCTCGAAGATCGTCTCCGAGACCTCGAAGCCGACACAACGCCGGTTCAGCCCGATGGCCGCGATCGCCGTCGAGAACCCGCCGAGGAAGAGGTCGCAGACGAGGTCGCCCTCGTTGCTGCTGTACTGGATCATCTTGGTGAGGAGTGCCGTCGGGAGTTCGTTCTTGTTCTTCGCCCTGCCCGGTTTGTACTCCCGGTTGATGGTCCAGACGTCTTCCCGGTCAAGGTAGTTGAGGCATCCGCCGTCCTCTGCCCTCTCCTCCCTGCCGAAGCGCGCCTCCAGATTGAAGGTCCGCTTTCCCCCGGGCTTTTCGTAGAAAAGGATGTGGTAGTGGGATGAGACATATTTTCGGCTGGTGTACACGCCGAAGGGGTACTTCCAGATGATGTGGTTCACCTCCTCGAGGGAGGTCTGGCGGAGGGCGTGGAGGATGTGGTAGAGGTTTGTGTAGCCGGAGACGATATAGAGGGAACCGCCTGGCCTGAGGATCCGCTCGGCCTCCCTGATCCAGCCCTCGCTGAATGCCCCGTACTCCTCTTCAGGGACCTCGACGTAGCCATCCACCACGAACTCTTCGTCCCTGTTGTAGTGGCGGTCCATCCTGTCGCCATGGATCCCGTACGGCGGGTCAGTGATGAGCAGGTCGACGGAGTCCGTCTCCAGGTGCTCCGCGGCGCCGCGGATGCAGTCGCCGTTGTAGAAGAGGTTCCTGCCAATAGTGACCGATCTCATGTCCTCACGTCTGACCCGGCAGTGTATCTCTTTCCCTGTCCTGCCTCTAGTGATGTATTCCGGTCTCTGTTTTTGCTTTTACCGGTTGCCCTGTTACACAGGATATGCCGCCCCGGCAGGAGTGCGACAGGGCCCGGCCCTCGCCTTTCTCTGAAGGGCCGGGAAAAAGAGTCAGGGATCTTTCTCCCCTATGCCGTGACGGTGATGTAGTCTTCCTTTATCTCCCGGCCAGGTGTGGCGTTCTCGCCGTACACGGTGAGGTTGACGTCAAAGCTGCCCGGTGCGGTGTAGGCATGGGCAGGGTTCTGCTCTGTCGAGGTGTTGCCGTCGCCGAAGTCCCAGAGCCACGAGGAGATATTCACGACCGTGCTCAGGTCGGTAAACTGCACGGCCAGAGGGGTCGATCCCGACGTCCTGTTTGCGGTGAAACCGATCGTCCCTGCGGATCCGCTGACATTGATGAAGCCTTCCGCCGATGTGTTCCAGGTGACGTTCTCCGCATCTGTCAGGGTGAGGGTGACGGCAAAGAGCCCCGGTTCATGGTAGGTGTAGATCGGGTTCTGCCGTGTCGACATATAGCCGTCGCCGAAGTCCCAGTACCACGAGGAGATGTTCTCCACCGTGCTCAGGTCGGTAAACCGGACTGTGAGCGGGGCCTCCCCTGCGGTGACGTCCGCGGAGAAGGTCGCCGCCGACGAGGCATTTGTCGGTGTGACGTCTATCAACTCCTCTTTTGTTGCGGTCGATGTCTTGTTCTGTGCATCTGTCACGGTCAGGGAGACATTGTAGAGGCCTGTCCGGGTATAGGTGAACGCCGGGTTCTGCTCCGTCGAGGTGGCGCCGGCGATTCCGAAGTCCCAGAACCATGAGGTGACGTCCCTGACCGTGCTCGTGTCGTTGAACTGCACGGTGAGCGGCGCTGGCCCGCTCGTAGGTTCTGCCGTGAAGTTCGCTGTGTCCTCCCCAGCGAGACGGATCGTCATGTCGACGGCAATGGTTGCGCTCTCCACGGTCTGTTCGAAAGATGCTGTCTGGGGCGCGTAGATGAGCCTGATCTCCTCGTCGTTGCGGAGCGATTTATATGTCGCGTTGTTTGTGATATAGGCTGTCGCGACGTCATAGAACCACCAGATTGTCGTTTCGTTATCCTCCGCACTCACGGCGATGTCGTTGACTTTGTTGACATAGAACCCCCACTCTGCCTCCCAGATTTCATACGAGAAGTTCCCTGCTTCTGCTGCGGCATCGAGTGCTCCGAGCGGGGTGTTGCGGTCGACCTCAACGTCGGTGTCGGTGTTGACCGGCCTGATCGTGAATGTCCCATCAGGGTCGACGGTCACCGGTCCCTCCCAGATCGTGGTCGCCTCTGCCGACGGCACGGCGCCGGACGTCCCGGACTGCAGTGCGCCGTCATCGCCTGGTGCCCTGCTGAGTGAGAGAGGATCGATCTCCTCTGCGGCAAGCGCCCCTGCCGGTAGCAGGGCCGTGCACAGGACGATGAGCAGGACCATACCTGTTATACTGCGTGTACGCATCATTCTCTTCTCCTCTCCCCGGTCAACGGGCCATGGCCTCGTGCCGGTGGATTTCGGGAAGTGTGATACATTGGAAAATATAATAATCCTCGCATTGCGCGGTATATGCTCGCAATGGCAAGGCAGGTCGAAAAAGCAGGCTCAACAGGAATGATATGACTATAACGGCCCTGCGATAGGGCGACATGCCGTCACCGTCCAGCGCCGTGCGCCGACACCTTACGGTCACAGGTTGACCTCGAATCCCTGCGGAAGGCCAGGGAGTGGACCGGGCAGCATCTCAACCAGGGTGTGGAAGATCATAGCACGCGCCTCAGGCCGGGTCTTCCTGGCAGTGCAGGCCCTCATCGCATGACTGGCGAGATGAAGGCGAGTGCCAGAACGGAGAGGACGTGAAGGGTGGCGGCACTACCTTTTGCAGGACCAGTGTCCTCCCCGGCTCTCTGAGGAAATCTTTTAGTACCGGCACCCCCGTAGTATTACATATCATACGGGATGTCCGTGCAGGACACTCCCTGCGATCGGAGGTGGAAGTATGGCAAAACCGATTGAACTTGGGCTCGTCCTGGAGGGGGAGGACGCGAAGCGGTTCCAGGAGTATCTGGACAACCCCACAGACACCGATGACGGCCGCGAGTTGATCCGCGAAGCCGCCATCCTCGCACGTGAGATGCGACTTTGAACACAAAAATACCCATCGAAAAACTCTCTTTTTCTCTTCTCAACGAGGACATTGATGTTTCATCGTTCCAGTGCGGAGAGTCGGATCTGACGGAGTTCCTGATCGAAGATGCCCTTGAGAACCAGAGTGCACGGCTGTCCGTTACGCGGGTCGTATCCTGCGAGGGTAGGGTTGCCGGCTTTTTCACGCTCACCAACGACTGCATCATCAGGAAAGGCATCAACGAAGGCGACGGCGAGGAGTGGTACCCGTATCCGCACTACCCCGCATTGAAGATCGCACGGCTGGCGACACACCAGGAGTATGAAGGTCGGGGGCGTCGGCCGGGCCATGCTGCTGAAGACGGTGGTCATCGCCATGCGCCTCTCCTGCTATGTGGGGTGCCGCATGATCACGGTCGACTCCAAACCGAACTCAGAGGGGTTCTATCTGAAATACGGTTTTCAGAGGGCCCTGACAAAAAAGAAGAAGGATACGATCCCTCTCTATCGTGACTTCTATCGGTCCTACCAGGAGGCCGAGAAGAACATGAGCCCGCCCTTGTCCACCTTTGATGAAAGATTATGACGGGCTGTTTTTTTTACTTTATGAAGCTCCTATTTTAAAAGGGCCATTGAATCCCGGTAAACTGCTTCGGTATTTTCGAGGCGGCTGAGGAGGAACTTAATGGCGATCTTGAATGTCGAAAAACTCCCGGGGAAGAAGGGCGCAGAAGGATTCTTTTGAAAAAGGGCATTAGGAAAGTAGGTATAAGTGCCCCAGCCCGGATTTGAACCGGGGACAACCAGATCTTCAGTCTGGCGCTCTCCCAGTCTGAGCTACTAGGGCGACCACTACATGTTGGTATTTCCGATTAATAAATGATGCGGTTGCCACCGCCGCCCTTTTTATGCCTCTGCTCCCAGAATGTAGGTAATGGTTAGCGTCATCGATGGCAGGAAGACTACAGACGAGGACATTGTCGCCGCGGTCGAGGGGAGGAAGGCCGGGGTTCTTCACCTCACCCACAACGATCTCGACGCCGCCGGGGCCGACGCCGTCCTCAGGATGAAGTACGGGAAGATCACGACGATCTTCTCGTCGGTCGGTCGGTATACCGCGATCCTCGCCCTCATCGCAGGCTGCAAGGGGCGGGGCGACGTCCTCTCGATCAGCGACCTCGGGTACCAGAAGGGGGTCGAGGGTATCGTGAAGAGGGCGACAGGGAATGGCTGGAAGGTCGAGTGGCGCGATCATCACCGCTGGACCGACGCCGAGACCGCGCTCGTCGAACCGCACTGTTCTCTCCTCCACATCGACACGACGGTCTGCGCCACCGGCGTCGTCGCCCGGGATATCATGCCCGGCGACGGGACGGCCGCGGAGGTCGCCAGGGTCGTCTGCGACTATGACCTCTGGAAGAAGGAGGACCCGCGGTCAGACGTCCTCGGTCAGGTGACCCAGCGCCGCCAGCACCTCACCTATGTGCGAAACCTCCTCATGCAGGGAAAGTTCACCGACCGCCGGGTCGAGGGGGTGTATGCCGAGATGAAGGCCGATATGGACGCCGACATCCAGGCGAGCATCAGGCAGGCGAAGATCTACGGGAAAAAATATAAGATCGCCTTCGCCCCCCTCCACGGCTACCCTTCGGAGACGGCCCACGCGATCAGGGACGCCCTCGGGACCGACATCGAGGTGGTCGTCTCCAAAAACGGCCGTTTCTCCATCAGATCCGTGCCGCCGATCAGCCACCTCATCGCCAGGGAGTTCGGCGGCGGCGGCCACCCCAATGCCGCGGGCGGGAACTTCACCTTCTCCCTCCTCGACCGCTTCTTCTTCTGGCTCCTCAAGCGGACCCACCACTTCGACACTCTTGTGACGGTCGCCGAGTCTATTTGAGGATGTAGGCCTCTTCGCGGAGGGCCTTCCACCTCTCCTCCTCTCCCTCCTCTGTGTAGCCCGCGGCCGCGATCTCGTCGGGGTCGAAGTGGCCGGCGGCCGCTATCAGGTCCTCGTGGGCCGGGTGGAGGACGGCGAGTTCGCGGACCTCGTATTCGTCGGCAAGACGCGCGGCCATGGCGATCCCGGCCGGGTCGGTGACCAGCGTCGTCTGGTGTTCGAGCAGGACTTCGAGCAGGGCCCTCTCTCTCTTCAGGGGAAAGAAGCAGACCTTCTTCCCTGCAAGCCCCTCCAGTTCGATCTCCCCGGCTTCCTCCGCGAGGAGCACATGACCGCCTGCACCCGCGTCCCGCATCTCCCGCATCAGGCGGCCGAAGGCATCGACGACCTCCTCCTTCATCTCGTCGTCGTCGCCGTAATACGTGTCCGTGAACCTGAAGAGGGAGGGCGCGGGCAGGGCGAACCAGAGGCCCTTCTGCCGACGGGCAAGCATCCTGACATCCGCGACCGCCTCCTCCGCCCGGACGCCGACCTCCCCGGTCACCGCCGTCCCCTCGATGCCTTCAAGGCAGCCGAGCACGCGCCGCGCATAGAAGCGCCCGCCCGCGCAGGGGATGTCCACGCCCTGCTGGAGGCCGAAAGAGCGCTCTATCTGATAGGCCGTGAGGTCGCCGCCTATCCCCCGCCTCTCCTCTATCCAGGGAGCGAGTTCGTCGACTGCCGGTTTCCCGACCTCAGCCCCGAATGAGCGTGTCCTGACAGCAATCCGCTTCATCGGATAGTGAATCGCCCTCCTCCCATATAGGGATGATCGAAAGGAAAGGCAGATGTGCCGGTGCGGAGAGGGATCTCCATGGACAGCAGGCTCTCTGTCAGGCAGATGGAGCGAAAAGACGTCGACTTCGCCATCACCCTCGCGCGGGATGAAGGCTGGAACCCCGGCCTCCATGACGCCGACGCCTTCTATGCCCAGGACCCCGAGGGCTTTTTCATCGCCGAGGCGGACGGCGACCCGGTCGCCTGCTCCTCGATGGTGCGGTACGGCGACCGCTTCGCCTTCTTCGGCCTTCTCATCGTCAGGCCGGACGTCAGGGGGCGGGGGTACGGTCTTGCTGTTACCAGGGCCGCACTCGCCCATGCAGGAGACCGGACGATCGGCGGCGACGGCGTCCTTGCGATGCAGCAGAAGTATCACGACCGTCTCGGTTTCGACGTCATATACCGGAATATCAGGTACAGGGGGACGGGGGGCGGCACAATGCCCGCCGGTCTGGTGCCTGCGTCCGCGGTCCCCTTCGCCGACCTCGTTGCCTACGATGCCGGCATCTTCTCCGCGGCACGGCCGAAATTCCTCGCGCCCTGGCTTTTGCAAGAGGGCGCGACCGCACTCGCTCTCTCTGGCCGCGACGGCATCGCCGGGTACGGCGTGGTGCGGCCCTGCTTCGAGGGCTACAAGATCGGCCCTCTCTTTGCCGACACTCCCGCCGCAGCGGAGGCCCTGCTCGACGGTCTGCTGGCTTCGGTCCCGGACGCCCCGGTCTTCTTCGATGTCCCCGAACCGAACCCTGCCGCCGTCTCCCTCGCCAGGGCGCGCGGCATGGTGCAGGTCTTCGAGACCGCGAGGATCTACCGCGGCGCCCCGCCTGATGTTCCCCTCGACCGTGTCTACGGCGTCACGACCTTCGAACTCGGCTGAACCGCTCTTTGAAAACCCCTTATGGGGGTTTCCACGGCAAACCCCATTTAAATAATCTATGTATATCTTCACCGCCAAGAGGATACAGATGAGTGGCAAACCGTTGCTGGTGACATGCGGGCTTCCCTACACGAATGGCCCCTGTCATCTCGGGCATCTGCGGACCTATGTCCCTGCCGACTTCTATGTGCGGTATCTCAGGCGGTGCGGTGAGGACGTGGTCTTCATCTGCGGGTCTGACAACCATGGAACCCCGATCGTGATCAGCGCCGAGCAGGAGGGTGCGACCCCCCGTGTCCTCGCGGAGCGCTACCACGCGCACTTCGACGAGACCTTCAAGCGCATGGAGATCACCTTCGACCACTTCGGCATGACAGACGACGCGGCCAATCACCGCCGCGCCCAATCGATGGTGCAGGCCCTGATCGACAACGGCTATGTCTACTCGCAGACGATCCAGCAGAGTTTCTGCACGAAGTGCAACCGTTTCCTCCCCGACAGGTACGTGGAGGGGATCTGCCCGTACTGCGGGGCGGAGGCGCGGGGCGACGAGTGCGACCGGGGCTGCGGCCGCCACCTGGAGCCCGGCGAGATCAAGAACCCGGTCTGCAAGGTCTGCGGGTCGCCCGCGGAGATGCGTGAACAGGAGCACTTCTTCTTCAAGCTCGGCGAGTTCAAGGACTTCCTCCTCACTTATCTCGACGGCCTCTCCGGCACCACGAATGCCCGCAACTATGCCATCGGCTGGGTGAAGGACGAACTCCATGACTGGTGCATCACCAGGACACTTGACTGGGGCGTGAAGTTCCCGGGCAGGAACGACCTGGTGGTCTATGTCTGGGTGGACGCTCCCATCGGCTACATCTCCTTCACCGAGGAGTGGGCCGAGAAGACCGGGAACGACTGGA
This window encodes:
- a CDS encoding phosphoesterase yields the protein MVSVIDGRKTTDEDIVAAVEGRKAGVLHLTHNDLDAAGADAVLRMKYGKITTIFSSVGRYTAILALIAGCKGRGDVLSISDLGYQKGVEGIVKRATGNGWKVEWRDHHRWTDAETALVEPHCSLLHIDTTVCATGVVARDIMPGDGTAAEVARVVCDYDLWKKEDPRSDVLGQVTQRRQHLTYVRNLLMQGKFTDRRVEGVYAEMKADMDADIQASIRQAKIYGKKYKIAFAPLHGYPSETAHAIRDALGTDIEVVVSKNGRFSIRSVPPISHLIAREFGGGGHPNAAGGNFTFSLLDRFFFWLLKRTHHFDTLVTVAESI
- a CDS encoding GNAT family N-acetyltransferase, encoding MDSRLSVRQMERKDVDFAITLARDEGWNPGLHDADAFYAQDPEGFFIAEADGDPVACSSMVRYGDRFAFFGLLIVRPDVRGRGYGLAVTRAALAHAGDRTIGGDGVLAMQQKYHDRLGFDVIYRNIRYRGTGGGTMPAGLVPASAVPFADLVAYDAGIFSAARPKFLAPWLLQEGATALALSGRDGIAGYGVVRPCFEGYKIGPLFADTPAAAEALLDGLLASVPDAPVFFDVPEPNPAAVSLARARGMVQVFETARIYRGAPPDVPLDRVYGVTTFELG
- a CDS encoding PKD domain-containing protein; translated protein: MVLLIVLCTALLPAGALAAEEIDPLSLSRAPGDDGALQSGTSGAVPSAEATTIWEGPVTVDPDGTFTIRPVNTDTDVEVDRNTPLGALDAAAEAGNFSYEIWEAEWGFYVNKVNDIAVSAEDNETTIWWFYDVATAYITNNATYKSLRNDEEIRLIYAPQTASFEQTVESATIAVDMTIRLAGEDTANFTAEPTSGPAPLTVQFNDTSTVRDVTSWFWDFGIAGATSTEQNPAFTYTRTGLYNVSLTVTDAQNKTSTATKEELIDVTPTNASSAATFSADVTAGEAPLTVRFTDLSTVENISSWYWDFGDGYMSTRQNPIYTYHEPGLFAVTLTLTDAENVTWNTSAEGFINVSGSAGTIGFTANRTSGSTPLAVQFTDLSTVVNISSWLWDFGDGNTSTEQNPAHAYTAPGSFDVNLTVYGENATPGREIKEDYITVTA
- a CDS encoding site-specific DNA-methyltransferase, whose protein sequence is MRSVTIGRNLFYNGDCIRGAAEHLETDSVDLLITDPPYGIHGDRMDRHYNRDEEFVVDGYVEVPEEEYGAFSEGWIREAERILRPGGSLYIVSGYTNLYHILHALRQTSLEEVNHIIWKYPFGVYTSRKYVSSHYHILFYEKPGGKRTFNLEARFGREERAEDGGCLNYLDREDVWTINREYKPGRAKNKNELPTALLTKMIQYSSNEGDLVCDLFLGGFSTAIAAIGLNRRCVGFEVSETIFEAGVRETVKVQPGELLETVRRPVVRGPANLRKRWRPEDLRRLRTRYRQLTKKGATKKTAVEVLGEEFGRGRWAISYALERAGVESRRKKRGAE